The Carassius auratus strain Wakin chromosome 5, ASM336829v1, whole genome shotgun sequence genome includes a window with the following:
- the LOC113075972 gene encoding allograft inflammatory factor 1-like gives MPSNQNLQGGKAFGLLKEQQREKLDEINKEFMEDQKYRDEEDLQEKLDSFKNKYAEFDLNDQGDIDMMGLKRMMEKLGVPKTHLEMKKMISEVTGGVSDTINYRDFVKMMLGKRSAVLKLVMMFEDKANETSCKPDGPPPKRDITSLP, from the exons ATGCCTTCCAACCAAAATTTACAAG GCGGGAAAGCCTTCGGGTTACTCAAAGAACAGCAGAGGGAGAAGTTGGATGAAATCAATAAG GAGTTTATGGAAGATCAGAAGTACCGGGATGAAGAGGATTTGCAAGAGAAGCTGGATTCTTTTAAAA ATAAATATGCTGAGTTTGACCTGAACGATCAGGGGGATATCg ACATGATGGGCTTGAAGCGAATGATGGAGAAGTTGGGTGTGCCAAAGACTCACCTGGAGATGAAGAAGATGATCTCCGAGGTCACAGGAGGTGTCAGCGACACCATCAACTACAGGGACTTTGTGAAAATGATGCTTGGCAAGCGGTCAGCTGTTCTTaaact GGTTATGATGTTTGAAGACAAAGCTAACGAGACCAGCTGTAAACCCGATGGACCCCCACCCAAGCGTGACATCACCAGCCTGCCATAG